A genomic segment from Corylus avellana chromosome ca5, CavTom2PMs-1.0 encodes:
- the LOC132181021 gene encoding uncharacterized protein LOC132181021 → MRPLKFHEKKLLKKVNFLEWKKEDGHREASVIQRYLLTHRDDYKKYSGLCRMVQKLVNALMKMDSKDPFRIEMTDMLLEKLYDMGVIPSKQNIDALKVCERITVSSFCRRRLATVLVRLKFCEHLKEAVTYIEQGHIRVGPETVTDPAFLVTRNMEDFVTWVDSSKIKRKVLQYNDQLDDYDAMA, encoded by the exons ATGAGGCCGCTAAAGTTTCATGAGAAGAAGCTGCTGAAGAAGGTTAATTTTTTGGAGTGGAAGAAAGAAGATGGTCACAGAGAGGCCTCTGTTATTCAACGCTACCTTCTCACTCACCGTGACGATTACAAGAA GTATTCGGGTTTGTGCCGGATGGTGCAGAAGCTAGTGAATGCTTTGATGAAGATGGACTCGAAAGACCCCTTTCGGATTGAAATGACTGATATGCTGCTCGAAAAGCT GTACGACATGGGTGTAATACCATCCAAGCAAAATATCGATGCTCTGAAAGTGTGTGAACGCATAACAGTGTCATCCTTCTGTAG ACGTAGGCTCGCCACTGTTTTGGTGCGGTTGAAGTTTTGTGAACACTTGAAAGAAGCTGTCACATACATTGAGCAGGGACATATACGAGTGGGTCCTGAGACTGTAACTGACCCAGCATTCCTTGTAACGAGGAATATGGAAGACTTCGTTACGTGGGTAGATTCATCCAAGATCAAGAGAAAGGTGCTGCAGTACAATGATCAGTTGGACGACTATGATGCGATGGCCTGA